One region of Syntrophobacter fumaroxidans MPOB genomic DNA includes:
- a CDS encoding DUF3467 domain-containing protein translates to MSDEKKKIQVEHVQSEKFQSIYTNNANVQISYFDFRIDFRQMLTGTDGRMIVERQASVVMSPQHAKALLGVLAQHVDQYEEQFGAIRMPGGTAH, encoded by the coding sequence ATGTCCGACGAGAAAAAGAAAATTCAGGTTGAGCACGTGCAATCGGAAAAATTCCAGTCCATTTACACCAACAATGCCAACGTGCAGATCAGCTACTTCGACTTTCGCATCGATTTCAGGCAGATGCTCACGGGGACCGACGGCAGGATGATCGTTGAGAGGCAGGCTTCCGTCGTCATGTCGCCGCAGCATGCCAAGGCCCTCCTGGGGGTTCTGGCGCAGCACGTCGACCAGTACGAGGAACAGTTCGGCGCCATCCGGATGCCGGGTGGAACGGCGCACTGA
- the xth gene encoding exodeoxyribonuclease III — protein sequence MAWKVATFNVNGIRSRMAPVLEWLDRHRPDALCLQELKCQNADFPLDAFRKAGYFAAFRGQKAFNGVAVLSRSEPSEVLLEFGDGKPDEEARLIAVKLNGIWIVNTYVPQGRSPEEPAFEYKLDFFGRLKSWLDGRFEPSQPLVWTGDINVAPEAIDLFDPKRLAGKVSFHPREHEALAAVAAWGLVDVFRKLHPDTKQFTFWDYRLPQSFKRNLGWRLDHIYATRTLADACLECQADGEPRGRETPSDHTPVWAEFDLERLGAE from the coding sequence ATGGCCTGGAAAGTCGCCACGTTCAACGTCAACGGCATAAGGTCCCGCATGGCGCCGGTGCTGGAGTGGCTCGACCGCCACCGGCCGGATGCCCTGTGCCTGCAGGAGTTGAAATGCCAAAACGCCGATTTCCCCCTGGACGCCTTCAGGAAAGCAGGCTATTTCGCCGCCTTCAGGGGTCAGAAGGCCTTCAACGGGGTGGCGGTCCTGAGCAGATCGGAACCCTCCGAAGTCCTGCTCGAATTCGGAGACGGAAAGCCCGACGAGGAAGCCCGACTGATCGCCGTGAAACTGAACGGAATATGGATCGTGAACACCTACGTGCCGCAGGGGCGCAGCCCTGAAGAGCCCGCCTTCGAGTACAAACTGGACTTCTTCGGCCGACTGAAATCCTGGCTTGACGGCCGCTTCGAGCCTTCGCAGCCGCTGGTGTGGACGGGAGACATCAACGTCGCCCCTGAAGCCATCGACCTTTTCGACCCCAAGAGGCTGGCGGGCAAGGTCAGTTTCCACCCGAGGGAACACGAAGCCCTTGCGGCGGTGGCCGCGTGGGGACTGGTCGACGTTTTCAGGAAACTCCACCCCGACACCAAGCAATTCACCTTCTGGGATTATCGGCTGCCGCAAAGCTTCAAGAGAAACCTCGGGTGGCGCCTGGACCACATCTACGCCACCCGCACCCTCGCCGATGCCTGCCTGGAATGCCAGGCCGACGGCGAGCCGCGCGGCCGCGAGACCCCAAGCGATCACACTCCGGTCTGGGCCGAGTTCGATCTCGAAAGACTGGGAGCCGAATGA
- a CDS encoding MATE family efflux transporter — protein MGKFAVFRDVERQQYGGEGFLMERQTDGTSKGLTGIIWRNSWPVLGLMLLNFVVGYTDIYVAGLLGPDVQAAVGFISQQYFVLIVLANALAIGTVAVVSKAAGRNDWAGVLDLTRQSLILCVLSGLLLTLLGFSVGPYAVLRLFSLPETVQPLALVYVKIYAAALFPNYVIIVAGAVFRAVGKPVIAFRIMFVVAALNILANFGLVFGLGPLPRLGYAGIAVATAVSMSAGACGILAVLLRHEWKPMWSDTWRLSREVLRELGRIGWPAVVVQIAWNAASLVIYQFLGYLGDWSVPAMAAYANGLRIESLTFLPAFALNMAAAVLVGQSLGAHSVEQARRFGWRIAGMGVLSLSAIAAVLYAAAPWIAHRLTSNPDVLFETIRYLRINLVVAPAMVLGIVLGGGMQGAGYTRGVMAVVVIATWLIRIPLAAFLSFTLDLGALGIWLAMSTSIVVQAVMMTWTFHRGYWHKTISSSDA, from the coding sequence TTGGGAAAATTTGCGGTCTTCAGGGATGTGGAACGACAACAGTATGGAGGAGAGGGCTTCTTGATGGAGCGGCAAACCGACGGCACGTCCAAGGGCCTTACGGGCATCATCTGGCGCAACAGCTGGCCGGTGCTGGGCCTCATGCTGCTCAATTTCGTGGTGGGCTACACGGACATCTATGTGGCCGGCCTCCTGGGGCCGGACGTGCAGGCCGCCGTGGGATTCATCAGCCAGCAGTACTTCGTGCTCATCGTCCTCGCCAACGCCCTGGCAATCGGCACTGTGGCCGTCGTGTCCAAGGCGGCCGGGAGGAACGACTGGGCCGGGGTACTCGACCTCACCCGGCAGTCGCTCATCCTGTGCGTGCTTTCCGGGCTGCTGCTCACGCTGCTCGGTTTCTCCGTGGGACCATACGCCGTTCTGCGCCTCTTCAGCCTGCCCGAAACCGTGCAACCCCTTGCGCTGGTCTATGTGAAGATATACGCTGCCGCCCTCTTCCCCAACTATGTCATCATCGTCGCGGGAGCCGTCTTTCGCGCCGTGGGCAAGCCCGTGATCGCCTTTCGCATCATGTTCGTCGTGGCCGCTCTCAACATCCTGGCGAATTTCGGGCTGGTCTTCGGCCTCGGCCCTCTGCCCAGGCTCGGCTACGCGGGAATCGCCGTCGCCACGGCGGTGTCCATGTCCGCCGGAGCCTGTGGAATCCTGGCGGTCCTGTTGAGGCATGAATGGAAACCGATGTGGAGCGATACATGGCGGCTGTCGCGAGAGGTGCTCCGGGAGCTGGGCCGCATCGGCTGGCCCGCCGTGGTGGTCCAGATTGCATGGAACGCCGCGAGCCTCGTCATCTACCAGTTCCTGGGTTATCTCGGGGATTGGAGCGTGCCCGCCATGGCCGCATACGCCAACGGACTGCGGATCGAATCGCTCACCTTTCTGCCAGCATTCGCGCTGAACATGGCCGCGGCGGTGCTGGTCGGCCAGAGCCTCGGGGCACACTCGGTGGAACAGGCGCGACGATTCGGATGGAGGATCGCCGGCATGGGCGTGCTTTCCCTTTCGGCGATCGCCGCGGTCCTGTATGCCGCCGCCCCCTGGATCGCCCATCGCCTGACCTCGAATCCCGACGTCCTGTTCGAAACGATCCGCTACTTGAGGATCAACCTGGTCGTGGCGCCGGCGATGGTTCTCGGAATCGTGCTCGGGGGAGGCATGCAGGGAGCGGGGTATACGCGGGGCGTCATGGCGGTGGTGGTGATCGCCACATGGCTGATTCGCATCCCGCTGGCCGCCTTCCTGAGTTTCACCCTGGACCTGGGAGCGCTCGGCATATGGCTGGCCATGTCGACCTCGATCGTCGTCCAGGCGGTCATGATGACGTGGACGTTTCACAGGGGATACTGGCACAAGACGATTTCATCTTCCGATGCGTGA
- a CDS encoding HAMP domain-containing protein, translated as MKLVYRGSLQRTMIIYFVLIGFASSLVGIEFILDTHSQELRDVLLQNFERLSRNEIQVDEAFQPVRSLRNKAILMVCIVMIVVAIVLMMFIKKITEPLQHMIETARKISAGDLSRTVAISTQNELSELGNVINDLTSNLQELLLLSQDVCTAGRHFIAEVEEIRRHPGMDAADVERLEAGQEALGKKVKMLGKIIQGFEVFRIGK; from the coding sequence ATGAAGCTGGTTTACAGGGGAAGTCTGCAACGTACCATGATCATCTACTTTGTGCTGATCGGATTCGCCTCGTCCCTGGTCGGCATCGAGTTCATCCTCGACACCCACAGCCAGGAACTGCGGGATGTGCTCCTGCAGAACTTCGAACGGCTCTCCCGGAATGAAATCCAGGTCGACGAAGCTTTCCAGCCCGTCCGGTCCCTGCGGAACAAGGCGATCCTCATGGTGTGCATCGTCATGATCGTCGTTGCCATCGTTTTGATGATGTTCATCAAGAAGATAACGGAACCCCTGCAGCACATGATCGAGACGGCCAGAAAAATATCGGCGGGCGACCTCAGCCGGACGGTGGCCATATCCACGCAAAACGAACTGTCGGAGCTGGGAAACGTCATAAACGACCTGACCAGCAACCTGCAGGAGCTTCTCCTGCTCTCGCAGGACGTGTGCACGGCGGGACGGCATTTCATCGCCGAGGTGGAGGAGATCCGCAGGCACCCCGGCATGGATGCCGCCGATGTCGAAAGGCTCGAAGCCGGGCAGGAGGCCCTGGGAAAAAAAGTGAAGATGCTTGGGAAGATCATCCAGGGCTTCGAAGTCTTCAGAATAGGAAAATAG
- a CDS encoding fumarate hydratase, translating into MAEFVYQDPFPLGKDETKYRLVTKDHVSVGNFDGKEILKIDPEALALLANTAMRDVSFMLRPAHLEKVAAILSDPESSANDRGVAVALLRNAEVAAKGVLPLCQDTGTATIVGKKGQQVWTGAKDEDYLSRGVFKTYTEENLRYSQTLPLTMYEEVNSGTNMPAQIDLYATDGMEYKFLFVAKGGGSANKNYLYQETKALLNPTSLEKFLVEKMKSLGTAACPPYHLAFVVGGTSAEGCLKTVKLASTGYLDALPTTGNKGGQAFRDLEMEDKLLKAAYKTGLGAQFGGKHFVLDVRVVRLPRHGASCPLAMGVSCSADRNIKAKINKDGIWVEQMEANPGRFIPEKYRGKHDHGVVKINLNRPMKEILADLSKYPVTTQLSLTGTIIVGRDIAHAKLKERIDKGEGLPQYVKDHAIYYAGPAKTPKGMASGSFGPTTAGRMDSYVDLFQSHGGSMIMIAKGNRSQAVTDACKKHGGFYLGSIGGPAALLAQENIKKVEVLEYPELGMEAIWKIEVEDFPAFILVDDKGNDFFQQLSC; encoded by the coding sequence ATGGCAGAATTTGTTTACCAGGATCCGTTCCCCCTCGGAAAAGATGAGACCAAATACCGCTTGGTGACGAAAGACCATGTTTCGGTCGGCAATTTTGACGGCAAGGAAATCCTGAAGATCGATCCGGAAGCTTTGGCGCTGCTGGCCAACACGGCGATGCGGGATGTCTCCTTCATGCTGCGGCCGGCGCACCTGGAGAAGGTTGCCGCTATCCTGAGCGACCCGGAATCTTCCGCGAACGACCGCGGTGTTGCCGTCGCCCTGCTGCGCAATGCCGAAGTCGCCGCCAAGGGAGTTCTGCCGCTCTGCCAGGACACGGGCACTGCAACCATCGTCGGCAAGAAGGGCCAGCAGGTCTGGACCGGCGCAAAGGACGAAGATTACCTGTCCCGAGGAGTCTTCAAGACTTATACCGAGGAGAACCTGCGTTACTCGCAGACGCTTCCTTTGACCATGTATGAAGAAGTCAATTCCGGGACGAACATGCCCGCACAGATCGACCTGTACGCCACCGACGGCATGGAATACAAGTTCCTGTTCGTCGCCAAGGGCGGCGGTTCCGCCAACAAGAATTACCTGTACCAGGAAACCAAGGCCCTGTTGAATCCGACCAGCCTGGAGAAGTTTCTCGTCGAGAAGATGAAATCTCTCGGTACCGCGGCGTGCCCGCCCTACCACCTGGCGTTCGTGGTCGGCGGCACCTCCGCCGAAGGTTGCCTCAAGACGGTGAAGCTCGCGTCCACCGGGTACCTGGATGCTCTGCCGACCACCGGCAACAAGGGCGGCCAGGCGTTTCGCGACCTGGAAATGGAGGACAAGCTCCTGAAGGCGGCCTACAAGACGGGCCTTGGCGCTCAGTTCGGCGGCAAGCACTTTGTCCTGGACGTGCGCGTCGTCCGGCTGCCGCGGCACGGGGCGTCATGTCCCCTGGCCATGGGCGTTTCCTGTTCGGCGGACCGCAACATCAAGGCCAAGATCAACAAGGACGGTATCTGGGTGGAGCAGATGGAAGCCAATCCGGGTCGTTTCATCCCCGAGAAGTATCGCGGGAAGCACGATCACGGCGTTGTGAAAATCAATTTGAACCGGCCGATGAAGGAGATCCTCGCCGACCTGAGCAAATACCCGGTCACCACCCAGCTGTCCCTTACCGGAACGATCATCGTCGGGCGCGACATCGCTCACGCCAAGCTGAAAGAACGGATCGACAAGGGAGAAGGGCTTCCCCAGTACGTGAAAGACCATGCCATCTACTACGCGGGACCGGCCAAGACTCCCAAGGGCATGGCTTCCGGGTCCTTCGGGCCGACCACGGCGGGCCGCATGGATTCCTACGTGGACCTTTTCCAGAGCCACGGCGGTTCCATGATCATGATCGCCAAAGGCAACCGCAGCCAGGCGGTGACCGACGCATGCAAGAAGCACGGCGGTTTCTACCTTGGCTCCATCGGCGGCCCCGCGGCACTCCTCGCTCAGGAAAACATCAAGAAGGTCGAAGTGCTCGAGTATCCCGAGCTGGGGATGGAAGCCATCTGGAAAATCGAGGTCGAGGATTTCCCGGCGTTCATCCTTGTGGACGACAAGGGCAACGATTTCTTCCAGCAGTTGAGCTGCTAG
- a CDS encoding alpha/beta hydrolase family protein → MTNETVSIPVRGHGEVSGVLSVPDPFTSGKGIVIAHGANNDMNQPMIVFLAHRFAEAGFLTLRFNFLYSEKGSKTVDSREVLCAAFEGACDSLGARREGRPRKIYAAGKSLGARIAAMLAAEGRLQAEKLVFLGFPLHAPGKKDRLRDTTLYDIRVPMLFFAGSSDPFCDLGILKDILPRLCVEWDLEIIPGGDHSFKVPVKAGVSQLAIYDQIAGRTIEWLNK, encoded by the coding sequence ATGACGAATGAAACGGTGAGCATTCCAGTCAGAGGGCACGGCGAGGTATCGGGGGTATTGAGCGTTCCCGACCCGTTCACGTCCGGCAAAGGGATCGTGATCGCCCATGGCGCGAACAACGACATGAACCAGCCGATGATCGTTTTCCTGGCGCATCGATTTGCCGAAGCCGGATTCCTGACGCTGCGGTTCAATTTCTTATACAGTGAGAAGGGCAGCAAAACCGTGGACAGCCGGGAAGTGCTCTGTGCCGCTTTCGAAGGGGCCTGCGACAGTCTCGGCGCAAGGCGGGAGGGCCGTCCGAGGAAAATCTACGCGGCGGGGAAGTCACTGGGCGCGCGAATCGCCGCCATGCTGGCGGCCGAAGGACGGCTTCAGGCGGAAAAGCTCGTCTTCCTGGGGTTCCCGCTTCACGCTCCGGGCAAGAAAGATCGGCTTCGCGACACCACGCTCTACGACATTCGGGTCCCCATGCTCTTTTTTGCCGGGAGCAGTGACCCGTTTTGCGATTTGGGGATCCTGAAGGACATTCTGCCGCGCCTGTGCGTGGAATGGGATCTGGAAATCATCCCGGGGGGAGACCATTCCTTCAAGGTTCCGGTGAAGGCCGGGGTGAGCCAATTGGCGATCTACGACCAGATCGCCGGCAGGACCATCGAATGGCTCAACAAATGA
- the cysC gene encoding adenylyl-sulfate kinase produces the protein MTEVKATNITWHSSQVTRNEREALLNQRGCTIWLTGLPSSGKSTTAFALEYELIQRGYMTYVLDGDNIRHGLNKNLGFSAQDREENIRRIGEVAKLFADSGIIVVTSFISPYQRERDLARKIHEEAGLGFFEIHVSTPVVVCEERDPKSLYKKARRGELKGFTGVDDPYEAPPNPELIVDASNNSPEDLVTQILPLLEEKQYIGAGFKAYRQQFSAARKTVIQRGTA, from the coding sequence ATGACCGAAGTCAAGGCAACCAATATCACCTGGCATTCCAGCCAGGTGACGCGCAACGAACGTGAGGCGCTGCTCAATCAGAGAGGCTGTACGATCTGGCTGACGGGGCTTCCATCCTCGGGCAAGAGCACGACGGCGTTTGCCCTTGAGTACGAACTCATCCAACGCGGCTACATGACGTATGTCCTGGACGGGGATAACATCCGGCACGGCTTGAACAAGAACTTGGGTTTTTCCGCTCAGGACCGCGAAGAGAACATCAGGCGTATCGGAGAAGTGGCGAAGCTTTTTGCGGACAGCGGAATCATCGTCGTCACCAGCTTCATATCCCCGTACCAAAGAGAGCGTGATCTCGCCCGTAAAATCCACGAGGAGGCGGGACTGGGATTTTTCGAAATCCACGTGAGCACGCCGGTCGTGGTATGCGAAGAGCGGGACCCGAAATCGCTTTACAAGAAGGCCCGCCGCGGCGAGCTCAAGGGGTTTACCGGCGTGGACGACCCATATGAGGCGCCCCCGAATCCGGAGCTGATCGTGGACGCTTCGAACAACTCCCCGGAAGATCTCGTAACGCAGATTCTTCCCCTGCTGGAAGAGAAGCAATACATCGGGGCCGGTTTCAAGGCCTACCGGCAGCAGTTTTCAGCGGCTCGAAAGACGGTGATTCAACGCGGCACGGCATGA
- a CDS encoding DUF1573 domain-containing protein: MVAQFDRAIPPGGEGTITLKLNPKSCNGEMKKTTLVTCNDPGKPYFILVLQGRSSA; this comes from the coding sequence ATGGTCGCCCAGTTTGACCGGGCAATCCCTCCCGGCGGTGAGGGTACGATCACTCTGAAGTTGAATCCCAAGAGCTGCAATGGCGAGATGAAAAAGACAACCCTGGTGACGTGCAACGATCCCGGCAAGCCGTATTTCATTCTGGTGCTGCAGGGTCGTTCCAGCGCCTAG
- a CDS encoding DUF1573 domain-containing protein: MNRTFKATIGILVFLLLGGCAHTSRTASFPANMYHKILVLLNIDNQASEDGELAVGVCLLDPAANIPHQSSPAAIDPAKAPVVQITEATHDFGVISGDGDLVHRFKIRNVGNDMLKIKNVSPG; this comes from the coding sequence ATGAACAGGACTTTCAAGGCAACGATCGGGATCCTGGTTTTTCTGTTGCTCGGCGGTTGCGCTCATACCTCGCGCACTGCAAGTTTTCCTGCCAACATGTACCACAAGATACTCGTGCTGCTCAACATCGACAATCAGGCTTCGGAAGATGGAGAGTTGGCGGTGGGAGTATGCCTCCTCGACCCGGCTGCAAATATTCCCCATCAGTCCTCCCCGGCGGCGATCGACCCCGCCAAGGCTCCCGTGGTTCAGATCACCGAAGCCACGCATGATTTTGGCGTGATCAGCGGGGACGGAGATTTGGTCCATCGCTTCAAGATCAGGAATGTCGGCAACGACATGCTCAAAATCAAGAACGTCTCTCCCGGGTGA
- the tpx gene encoding thiol peroxidase, whose amino-acid sequence MTERPGAVTMKGAPLTLVGKEIKPGDRAPDFEVLDNGLAPVRLGAYQGKVIVLSSVPSLDTPVCDMETRRFNSEAAKLGDEVVVLTVSMDLPFAQKRWCGAAGVEQVTTLSDHKDASFGLAYGVLIKELRLLARSVFVIDRQGVVRYVQLVKEITHEPDYDDVLQAIAKAR is encoded by the coding sequence ATGACCGAACGACCAGGTGCCGTGACGATGAAAGGCGCCCCCCTCACCTTGGTGGGCAAGGAAATCAAGCCGGGCGACAGAGCGCCCGATTTTGAAGTTCTGGACAATGGCCTGGCCCCTGTGCGGCTTGGAGCTTACCAGGGCAAAGTGATCGTCCTCTCTTCGGTGCCTTCTCTCGATACCCCCGTTTGCGATATGGAAACCCGCAGATTCAACTCCGAAGCAGCCAAGCTCGGCGACGAGGTGGTCGTGCTCACGGTGAGCATGGATCTGCCTTTTGCACAGAAGCGCTGGTGTGGCGCGGCCGGGGTGGAACAGGTCACAACCCTCTCGGACCACAAGGACGCCTCATTCGGACTGGCCTACGGCGTATTGATCAAGGAACTGCGTCTGCTTGCCAGGAGCGTCTTCGTGATCGATCGCCAGGGTGTCGTCCGCTATGTCCAGCTGGTAAAGGAAATTACCCACGAACCCGACTATGATGATGTTCTTCAGGCCATCGCCAAAGCCAGGTGA
- a CDS encoding PilZ domain-containing protein yields the protein MTGHRDFEDLRRFKRFRMTGTARAAFFATAREFLKLGEILDISLGGLAMRYVGFGEQPDGPIEVELFGSSGEVVRLGRFPCRIVYDFELADESWGILKVRRCGIQFRELSKQQLAQIQTFIDSFGIREESTPPDDADFAGSGS from the coding sequence ATGACTGGCCACAGGGATTTCGAAGATCTGAGACGGTTCAAACGATTCCGCATGACGGGCACTGCGCGGGCCGCCTTTTTTGCGACCGCCCGGGAATTCTTGAAGCTGGGCGAGATTCTCGACATCAGCCTGGGAGGGCTCGCCATGCGCTATGTCGGTTTCGGGGAACAACCGGACGGCCCGATTGAAGTCGAGCTGTTCGGTTCCTCGGGCGAGGTGGTGCGGCTCGGCAGATTCCCTTGCAGGATTGTCTACGATTTTGAGCTGGCCGATGAATCGTGGGGAATCCTGAAGGTGCGCAGGTGCGGTATCCAATTCAGAGAGCTTTCGAAACAGCAACTGGCCCAGATTCAGACCTTCATCGATTCCTTCGGGATTCGTGAAGAATCGACTCCCCCGGATGATGCGGATTTTGCCGGGTCCGGCTCCTAG